One Ranitomeya imitator isolate aRanImi1 chromosome 1, aRanImi1.pri, whole genome shotgun sequence DNA window includes the following coding sequences:
- the RAB35 gene encoding ras-related protein Rab-35, with translation MARDYDHLFKLLIIGDSGVGKSSLLLRFADNTFSGSYITTIGVDFKIRTVEINGEKVKLQIWDTAGQERFRTITSTYYRGTHGVIVVYDVTSAESFVNVKRWLHEINQNCDDVCRILVGNKNDDPERKVVETEDAYKFAGQMDIRLFETSAKENLNVEEMFNCITELVLRAKKENLAKQQQQQQNDVVKLTKNSKRKKRCC, from the exons GTGTCGGGAAAAGTAGTTTACTCCTAAGGTTTGCTGATAACACCTTCTCAG GCAGCTACATCACAACGATCGGAGTTGATTTTAAAATCCGGACAGTAGAaattaatggggaaaaagtgaagctCCAGATTTGGGACACAGCGGGGCAGGAACGATTCCGGACTATAACATCGAC ATACTACAGAGGGACGCATGGCGTCATTGTTGTTTATGACGTTACCAGTGCCGAGTCTTTTGTAAATGTAAAAAGGTGGTTACATGAAATAAACCAGAACTGTGATGACGTGTGCCGGAtattag tggGAAATAAAAATGATGACCCGGAGCGGAAAGTGGTGGAAACAGAAGACGCCTATAAATTTGCTGGGCAGATGGATATTCGGCTGTTTGAGACAAGCGCCAAAGAAAATCTCAACGTTGAGGAG atGTTTAACTGCATTACTGAGCTAGTCCTCCGAGCAAAGAAAGAAAACTTGGCaaagcagcaacaacagcaacagaaTGATGTGGTCAAATTAACCAAAAACAGTAAAAGGAAGAAGAGATGCTGCTAG